A genomic segment from Anaeromyxobacter sp. encodes:
- a CDS encoding response regulator transcription factor, whose product MAIRAIAVEDDEAVSRLIAQVLTSHGFEVVGTAATGEDGVALARQTRPDVALVDLGLPKMSGEDVIATIRRDLPKTACIALTAVDIPARVLNAMRCGAAGYILKPFHASDLARAVEDVLSGEAAPISPRAAKVLLSELRGDAPDQKPSAGPALSKRELEVLQLLVHGHTYADVAQALGIAEGTVQTYVKRIYEKMDVSTKAEAALLAVARGLVKP is encoded by the coding sequence ATGGCAATTCGGGCGATCGCGGTCGAGGACGACGAGGCCGTCTCACGCCTCATCGCCCAGGTGCTGACCTCCCACGGGTTCGAGGTGGTCGGCACGGCCGCCACCGGCGAGGACGGCGTGGCGCTGGCTCGCCAGACCCGGCCCGACGTGGCGCTGGTGGACCTCGGCCTCCCCAAGATGAGCGGCGAGGACGTCATCGCCACCATCCGCCGCGACCTCCCCAAGACGGCCTGCATCGCCCTCACCGCGGTGGACATCCCGGCGCGGGTGCTGAACGCCATGCGCTGCGGCGCGGCCGGCTACATCCTCAAGCCCTTCCACGCCTCCGACCTGGCCCGCGCCGTCGAGGACGTGCTCTCGGGCGAGGCCGCCCCCATCAGCCCCCGCGCCGCCAAGGTGCTGCTCTCCGAGCTGCGCGGCGACGCCCCCGACCAGAAGCCCTCCGCCGGCCCGGCGCTCTCCAAGCGCGAGCTCGAGGTGCTGCAGCTGCTGGTCCACGGCCACACCTACGCCGACGTGGCGCAGGCGCTCGGCATCGCCGAGGGGACCGTGCAGACCTACGTGAAGCGCATCTACGAGAAGATGGACGTCTCGACCAAGGCCGAGGCGGCGCTCCTCGCGGTGGCGCGCGGGCTGGTCAAGCCGTAG
- a CDS encoding NapC/NirT family cytochrome c, with protein sequence MHELHSTEDVLRLAALVSALISIAILAWYLVKRPSLGRSTKIVLLFGLGVMPFAVALAGNIAGFEYTLKREFCGSCHVMLPYTQDAADPTSTSLASIHSRNSTFGHESCYTCHADYQIFGAISTKMNGMKHLFMYVTEYGNTGPLGEGGPPIHLYKPFQNKMCTRCHSTEAVSWLKVEDHGGMLEDIRKGDAKCIDCHGGEKIHPRAFAHGGNGKKPEAQAGDAGEKKE encoded by the coding sequence GTGCACGAACTTCACTCCACCGAAGACGTCCTTCGCCTGGCGGCGCTCGTCTCCGCCCTGATCTCCATCGCGATCCTGGCCTGGTACCTGGTCAAGCGGCCGAGCCTGGGACGCTCCACCAAGATCGTCCTGCTCTTCGGCCTGGGGGTCATGCCCTTCGCCGTGGCCCTGGCGGGCAACATCGCCGGGTTCGAGTACACGCTGAAGCGCGAGTTCTGCGGCTCCTGCCACGTCATGCTGCCCTACACGCAGGACGCGGCCGACCCGACCTCCACCAGCCTGGCCTCGATCCACAGCCGGAACAGCACCTTCGGCCACGAGTCCTGCTACACCTGCCACGCCGACTACCAGATCTTCGGCGCCATCTCGACCAAGATGAACGGCATGAAGCACCTCTTCATGTACGTCACCGAGTACGGCAACACCGGCCCGCTCGGCGAGGGTGGCCCGCCCATCCACCTCTACAAGCCCTTCCAGAACAAGATGTGCACCCGCTGCCACTCCACGGAGGCCGTGAGCTGGCTCAAGGTCGAGGACCACGGGGGCATGCTGGAGGACATCCGCAAGGGCGACGCCAAGTGCATCGACTGCCACGGCGGCGAGAAGATCCACCCGCGCGCCTTCGCGCACGGCGGCAACGGCAAGAAGCCCGAGGCCCAGGCCGGCGACGCCGGCGAGAAGAAGGAGTAG
- the fabD gene encoding ACP S-malonyltransferase produces MSKLAFLFPGQGSQKVGMGKDLAERFPEARQVFDEVDGALGEPLSTMCFEGPEEALKLTANTQPAILTVSAAAAAVLANSGVVPDFVAGHSLGEYSALVAVGALSVADAARAVRARGTFMQEAVPAGQGAMSAVLGLPPAAVTAICAEVAAETGLVVSPANFNEPGQTVIAGAAAAVEAAGVRLKAAGAKRVLPLPVSAPFHCALMAPVKPRLQQVLQQVAWRPLLRPVVTNVEATANADVARALPLLVEQVTAPVRWIECVEALARLGVTRVVEVGPGTVLGGLVKRIAPSIEAFGVSDAASLEKTLAALRGS; encoded by the coding sequence ATGAGCAAGCTGGCATTCCTCTTCCCCGGCCAGGGGTCCCAGAAGGTCGGCATGGGCAAGGACCTGGCCGAGCGCTTCCCCGAGGCGCGCCAGGTCTTCGACGAGGTGGACGGCGCGCTCGGCGAGCCGCTCTCGACCATGTGCTTCGAGGGGCCGGAGGAGGCGCTCAAGCTGACCGCCAACACCCAGCCCGCCATCCTCACCGTCTCGGCCGCGGCCGCCGCGGTGCTGGCCAACTCGGGCGTGGTGCCGGACTTCGTGGCGGGCCACTCGCTGGGCGAGTACTCGGCGCTGGTGGCGGTGGGCGCCCTCTCGGTGGCCGACGCGGCCCGCGCGGTGCGCGCCCGCGGCACCTTCATGCAGGAGGCCGTGCCGGCCGGGCAGGGCGCCATGAGCGCCGTGCTGGGCCTGCCGCCGGCCGCGGTGACCGCCATCTGCGCCGAGGTGGCCGCCGAGACCGGGCTGGTGGTCTCGCCCGCCAACTTCAACGAGCCCGGGCAGACCGTCATCGCCGGGGCCGCTGCGGCGGTGGAGGCGGCCGGGGTCAGGCTCAAGGCGGCCGGCGCCAAGCGCGTCCTGCCCCTCCCGGTGTCCGCCCCCTTCCACTGCGCCCTCATGGCGCCGGTCAAGCCGCGCCTGCAGCAGGTGCTGCAGCAGGTGGCCTGGAGGCCGCTGCTCCGGCCGGTGGTCACCAACGTGGAGGCCACCGCCAACGCCGACGTGGCCCGCGCCCTGCCGCTGCTGGTGGAGCAGGTGACCGCGCCGGTGCGCTGGATCGAGTGCGTCGAGGCGCTGGCCCGCCTGGGCGTCACCCGGGTGGTGGAGGTCGGCCCGGGCACGGTGCTGGGCGGGCTGGTGAAGCGCATCGCCCCGTCCATCGAGGCGTTCGGGGTGTCGGACGCCGCCTCGCTCGAGAAGACCCTGGCCGCGCTGAGGGGGAGCTGA
- the plsX gene encoding phosphate acyltransferase PlsX, which produces MSERLAPVAVDAMGGDHAPSAIVQGAINAARKGLPVVLVGPEALVRQELHKHHAPKSLPITVHNATEVVDFHDHPGQAMRRKKDNSIRVCFDLVKAGAACGMVSAGNSGAVMAGAIFVLGRPDGVERPAIVSVLPALKGTPLLLDMGANVDCKPVHLVQFALMGAVYSRRVLGVQRPKVAILSNGEEETKGTDLTRAASAALRRSALDFAGYCEGRDLMTGEFDVIVTDGFTGNVALKTMEGTAKVVGELLKKAIMSTTASKIGGLLAKKALEGMKRSMDWREIGGAPLLGVAGVGFISHGRSDALAMENAIRRVRDAARSHFTDEIASAVAPAEALLAP; this is translated from the coding sequence ATGAGCGAGCGCCTCGCGCCCGTCGCCGTCGATGCGATGGGGGGAGATCACGCCCCCAGCGCCATCGTGCAGGGTGCGATTAACGCAGCGCGCAAGGGCCTGCCGGTCGTGCTGGTGGGCCCCGAGGCGCTGGTGCGCCAGGAGCTGCACAAGCACCACGCGCCCAAGTCGCTCCCCATCACCGTGCACAACGCCACCGAGGTGGTCGACTTCCACGACCACCCCGGGCAGGCGATGCGCCGGAAGAAGGACAACTCCATCCGCGTCTGCTTCGACCTGGTCAAGGCCGGGGCGGCCTGCGGCATGGTGTCGGCCGGCAACTCCGGCGCGGTCATGGCGGGCGCCATCTTCGTGCTGGGCCGCCCGGACGGCGTGGAGCGCCCGGCCATCGTCTCGGTGCTGCCGGCCCTCAAGGGCACGCCGCTGCTGCTCGACATGGGCGCCAACGTGGACTGCAAGCCGGTCCACCTGGTGCAGTTCGCGCTCATGGGGGCGGTCTACTCGCGGCGCGTGCTCGGGGTGCAACGGCCCAAGGTGGCCATCCTCTCCAACGGGGAGGAGGAGACCAAGGGCACCGACCTGACCCGGGCCGCCTCCGCCGCGCTGCGGCGGTCCGCCCTCGACTTCGCCGGCTACTGCGAGGGGCGCGACCTCATGACCGGCGAGTTCGACGTCATCGTCACAGACGGCTTCACCGGCAACGTGGCGCTCAAGACCATGGAGGGCACCGCCAAGGTGGTCGGCGAGCTGCTCAAGAAGGCCATCATGAGCACCACCGCCAGCAAGATCGGCGGTCTCCTCGCCAAGAAGGCCCTCGAGGGCATGAAGCGCTCCATGGACTGGCGCGAGATCGGCGGCGCGCCCCTGCTGGGCGTGGCCGGCGTGGGCTTCATCTCCCACGGCCGCTCCGACGCCCTGGCCATGGAGAACGCCATCCGCCGGGTCCGCGACGCGGCCCGCTCGCACTTCACCGACGAGATCGCGTCGGCCGTGGCACCGGCCGAGGCGCTGCTCGCCCCCTAG
- a CDS encoding DUF177 domain-containing protein, which translates to MRVNIDEIKEAGLDRRWDVTRQDLDSMVQGDRSGWRARGAAHVDVRLEKVERRVLVKASARAELAAECSRCLTPVTADVPVEFVLTMVPADEYQDEGGAAEDRSHHPVAGSFDAKAAEEDVYTGKVIDLDPVLREQVLLALPGYPVCQEGCKGLCSVCGTNLNERECGCVRKVPDPRWAGLAKVKLQ; encoded by the coding sequence ATGCGCGTCAATATTGATGAAATCAAAGAAGCCGGCCTGGACCGGCGCTGGGACGTGACCCGCCAGGACCTCGATTCCATGGTCCAGGGCGACCGGTCCGGCTGGCGTGCGCGCGGCGCGGCCCACGTCGACGTCCGCCTCGAGAAGGTGGAGCGGCGGGTGCTGGTCAAGGCCTCGGCCCGGGCCGAGCTGGCCGCCGAGTGCAGCCGCTGCCTCACCCCGGTGACCGCCGACGTGCCGGTGGAGTTCGTCCTCACCATGGTGCCGGCCGACGAGTACCAGGACGAGGGCGGGGCGGCGGAGGACCGGTCGCACCACCCGGTGGCGGGCAGCTTCGACGCCAAGGCGGCAGAGGAAGACGTCTACACCGGCAAGGTCATCGACCTCGACCCGGTGCTGCGGGAGCAGGTGCTGCTGGCGCTGCCGGGCTACCCGGTCTGCCAGGAAGGCTGCAAGGGGCTGTGCAGCGTCTGCGGGACGAACTTGAACGAGCGCGAGTGCGGCTGCGTCCGCAAGGTGCCGGACCCTCGGTGGGCCGGCCTCGCCAAGGTGAAGCTGCAGTAG
- the fabG gene encoding 3-oxoacyl-[acyl-carrier-protein] reductase → MFDFKGKVALVTGASRGIGRAIAVELARGGASVALNYAGNEAAAAEALALVLAAGAPQARLYRFDVADPAACSAAVEAVVADLGGLHVLVNNAGIAVDQLLMRLKDEDWQRQLDVNLTGAFNLTRAVTRPMMKAKGGAIVNLSSVVGEMGNAGQSAYAATKAGLIGFTKSVARELASRNVRCNAVTPGFIDTDMTAALPDATKQKMKEGIPLGRLGSAEDVARAVCYLASDQAGYVTGEVLKVNGGMYM, encoded by the coding sequence ATGTTCGACTTCAAGGGCAAGGTGGCGCTGGTCACCGGCGCCTCGCGCGGCATCGGGCGCGCCATCGCGGTGGAGCTGGCCCGGGGCGGCGCCTCGGTGGCCCTCAACTACGCCGGCAACGAGGCCGCCGCCGCCGAGGCCCTGGCGCTGGTGCTGGCCGCCGGCGCGCCGCAGGCGCGGCTCTACCGCTTCGACGTGGCCGACCCGGCCGCCTGCAGCGCCGCGGTCGAGGCGGTGGTGGCCGACCTGGGCGGGCTGCACGTGCTGGTCAACAACGCCGGCATCGCGGTGGACCAGCTCCTCATGCGGCTCAAGGACGAGGACTGGCAGCGGCAGCTGGACGTCAACCTGACCGGCGCCTTCAACCTGACCCGCGCCGTGACCCGCCCCATGATGAAGGCCAAGGGCGGCGCCATCGTCAACCTGTCGTCGGTGGTGGGCGAGATGGGCAACGCCGGCCAGTCGGCCTACGCCGCCACCAAGGCCGGCCTGATCGGGTTCACCAAGAGCGTGGCCCGCGAGCTGGCCTCGCGCAACGTGCGCTGCAACGCCGTCACGCCGGGGTTCATCGACACGGACATGACCGCGGCGCTGCCCGACGCGACCAAGCAGAAGATGAAGGAGGGCATCCCGCTGGGGCGCCTCGGCTCGGCCGAGGACGTGGCCCGGGCGGTCTGCTACCTGGCCAGCGACCAGGCGGGGTACGTGACCGGCGAGGTCTTGAAGGTCAACGGCGGGATGTACATGTAG
- the rpmF gene encoding 50S ribosomal protein L32, translating into MGVPKKRTSSMRRDRRRAANFKLKGVNVIKCPKCKEPVLPHRVCPSCGTYKGAQVTDAT; encoded by the coding sequence GTGGGCGTTCCCAAGAAGCGTACTTCCAGCATGCGGCGCGATCGCCGCCGCGCGGCCAACTTCAAGCTGAAGGGGGTCAACGTCATCAAGTGCCCGAAGTGCAAGGAGCCTGTGCTCCCGCACCGCGTGTGCCCCTCCTGCGGCACCTACAAGGGCGCGCAGGTCACGGACGCGACGTAG